The Candidatus Nanosynbacter featherlites region GGCGCCGTCATCGGTCTTGATGATGAATAATTCGCGTTTTTTAGGGCTGAGCCCAAGCTTATTGTTATGTGAGGTGGCGGTCGATAGTTCCGTGGTGGTGTTTGGGATGAGCCGCAGACTGACATTGTGCTTTTTCATGGAAGTTTTGAGCAACAGGCCAATTTTCTGCAGCTGGCGAGGCGAGGTTGATAGTCCATAGGCACTGATGCCGAGGGTGATTTTTCCGCCGACTGCCAGCAGTTGATTGACATAAGTATGCGTAATCCAATGAGAAGCTTGCTCCAGGGTAGGGCGGTTGTCGGCTGGGAGAGTGTGGATGACTTTGCCACATTTGAGTGATCCGCCAAGGGAATCGATTGACAGTTCATCAGTGTCAACAATAGCGGCGCCGTAGCTGACAGCACGAACATGTGATTTTCCAAAAATAGCTTCTAATTCTGCGATTGATAACTTCGGCAAGCGCCCTAATATTGCTACGAACATATCTATAGTATATCAGGCTCATGATATAATGGAGAGGTATGTTTTCTGGGAAAATTTCGAAGGTGTTGAAAACGCTGAAATCGCCGCGCATGATCGTCAGTCTAATTACACTGTTAGTTTTGGCGGCAATCATCTACTTGTCGCGCCATGAGCTACTACGGGCGTGGGAGTTGCTGGGAACGGCTAATGTTGGGTTGTTGGCACTATTACTGCCGGCGCAGATCATTGTGTATTATGCTGGTGGCGAAATGATTTTTTCCTATCTGCGTGACAGGAAGCTCATCAAGCATGTGTCGCGGCTGGAGCAAGTGCGAATTGCGTTGGAGTTAAACTTGGTAAATCACATCTTTCCGTCGGGCGGGGTGAGTGGTATTTCCTACACGACATGGAGGATGAGTAAACTAGGTGTGAGCTCGGCCCGTTCGACGTTTGCGCAGCTGCTGAGATATGTGACAGGGTTTTTGTCAATGCTGGCCATGATGATTGTGGCGGTCGTATTTTTGGCAGTGGACGGTCGCATCAACCGGTATATTGTGGCATCAAGTTTCCTGGTCGTAGTGGTTGTCCTGAGCCTAACATTTGCCATCATTTACATGTTTTCTTCTCGTCACAGGATGCATAAGGCGGCGCGCCGAATTGCGCGAGGTCTCAACGCCATCACCAAATGTGTGACATTTGGCATGCAACGTCAGCTGGTTCAATCAGAGCAGATGGACGCTTTTTTCTCTGATATGCACGACGATTTCTCAGAGCTGATGCAAGATAAACGGTTGATTGTGAGGCCATTTTTGTGGGGAATTGTGTATGCATCGTTTGATATTTTGATGTTTATGTTGGCTTTTTGGTCACTGGGAGCTTCGGTCAATCCAGCGGTTCTGTTGATTGGTTATATTGCGGCAGGCTTTGCCGGAATCATCATTTTTACGCCAGGCGGTGCAGGTGTGTACGAAACGATTATGATTCTGTTTTTGAGTATGACTGGTACGCCACCAAACATTGCCATTGCAGGTATCATACTGACGCGTGTCATCTTGCTCATGGGAACAATTGTCCTCGGGTATATTTTCTATCAGCACGCGCTAATCAAATATGGTAAGCCTCGCCGTGACTCCTAAATTTAGCGTCAGTGAATTTTTAGCGGTCATCAACCAGTCGCTGGAGATGGCCTTTGGTTCAGTACAAATTGAAGGTGAGGTCAGCTCTTTTAAGGTCAATCACCAAAAATACGTTTTCTTTGACCTGAAAGATAATGAGGGTACGGTCAATTGCTTTATGACGGTGTGGCAGCTGAGAATGCCAATTCATGATGGTATGCGAGTGGTGGCACGGGCAGTGCCGAAGGTTACTGATTGGGGTAGGTTTAGTTTGACGGTGCAATCAGTCCAGCCAGTGGGTGAAGGAAATTTACGCAAAAGCTTTGAACTACTGCGCAAAAAACTGTCAGATGAGGGGCTGTTTGATGATTCTCGCAAACGATTGTTGCCGTCGCGGCCGCAGCATGTGGCGGTCATCTCCAGCACTAATTCGGCGGGATATGCTGATTTTATGAAAATTGCTAATGAGCGCTGGGGCGGAGTTCGATTTAGCGTGGTGAACGTGATGGTGCAGGGCGAAACGGCAGCAGATCAGATCATCAGGGCGATTGAGAAAATCGAGAGCTTGGCGGAGCTACCAGAGGTGATAGTGCTGATTCGTGGCGGTGGTAGCGCTGATGATTTGAGCGTGTTCAACGACGAGCTGCTGGTGCGGAAACTTGCGTCTAGTCGAGTGCCGGTTGTGACAGGGATTGGTCATGAAATTGATACGACACTGTGTGACCTTGTGGCTGATGTGCGAGCGTCAACGCCAAGCAATGCAGCACAGCTATTGCTGCCGGATAAGCAAGATATGATTCGGTCAATCAAGCACCAGCTTCGCGGTGCAGCGCTGCAAACAGTACGGGCGATTGACACGGAACTGGAACTGGTGCAAACGGCGCGCAGTAGCGCTCTAGACGGCTGGCGTCAGCGGGTTGACGAGCTGCTGGGGGATGTGCAGTCACGTATCAAATTGATCAGCGAATACGACCCAGAATTAGCGCTATCAAGAGGCTATGCCATGATTAGGGGTAATTGTGCGGTCGGGGAAGTGATTGAAATACAAACTAACAAAGCTTTGATGAAAGCGAGGATTGAAGAATATGCAGAACGAAGCAACGATTAACGAACTATTAGAGCAGCTGGACAAAGAAATGGCGTGGTTTCACAGTGATGAGTTTCGGCTGGAAGAGGCGCGCGAGCGGTTTCTGGCTGTCAAAAAAGTGGCGGAGCAGGCAGAAGAGCGATTACTGAATATGAAAAATGAGATTGAGCTGTTGAGTGAGTAATACGCCATGGAAGTGATAATTATTTGTGGGCTGATAGTATTTTTGATATTTGGGCTGACGGCGTTCATTGGTGCGCCGTATGTGCCAACGCGTCACACTGATATTCAGAAACTGTTGAGGGATGAACTGAAGCTAGACAAAGACGACATCGTGCTAGACGTAGGGTCGGGTGATGGTGCTGTGCTACAAGAGGTGGCGAAAACTGGCGCTCAGGCCGTTGGCTATGAGATCAATCCGTTCTTGGTGCTAGCGTCTCGCTGGCGGTTAAGAAAACATGCCAAGAACGTACGCATCAAATGGACAAATGCGTGGACAACGCAGCCTGCCAAACGCATTACTGTGATATACGCCTTTGGAGCGGGGTTGCATCTGAAGAAGATTTATCAATTAGCCAGACAGCAGGCGACCCATCAGGGCAGGTCGGTACGCTTGGTGAGTTATGGCTACAAGCTGGACACCACCAGGGACGACCGGTTGCTGAAGGAAGCCGGGCCGTACTTTTTGTACGAAATACGCCCTGACTTTACAGAAGGCAAAGCATAAGCTATAATGCGAGGTATGAGAAGAAGACAATTTGAACAGGGGTCAATCAACGGCTGGATGGTCGGCACGATTGGTTTTTTGGTGTTAACGTTAATTGCTGGTGCTGTGGCGGCTTGGATGTTCGTGGAATACACACGCGAAAAGACTGGTGTTGACGCAAAGGTCGCCAGTGCAGTTGCTAAGGGTAAAAATGAGCAGGCAGAGCTTGACCAGAAGCGATTTTCTGAAGAGGCTAAGAACCCACGTGTTGAATTTGTTGGGCCAAATGAATTTGGTCGAGTCTCATTTATGTATCCAAAAACTTGGAGTGCATATGTTGACCAAGATGGTACTGACCGCGGTGATTACAAAGCATATCTACATCCGGGTACTGTACCGCCAGCACGTTCAAACACCAGCCGCTTTGCAGTTCGTTTGGAAGTGCTAAACAGCGACTTTGACAAGGTGTTGAGTCAATACGCCAACCAGTTGAAGAAAGGCGAATTGACATCAAGTAGCGTTGAATTCAATGGTAACGCAGCAACTCGTTTGGACGGTGCTTTCACCAAAGAACTACGCGGTTCAGTCGTTTTGATGCGGGTGAGGGATAAAACGATTCGTTTCTCTACCGACGCTGACGTCTTCAAGCCAGACTTTCAAGCAGTTCTCGACACGGTTAAGTTTGTTCAGTAACTCGCCAATTGCTATACTGTAAGTAGGTATGGCGGAGGTAAGATGGAATAATGCTGAATTTGGGCAGCTGCCAAGTGTAGTAGTGGCTGCCCATGAGTTGAAATCTCCGCTGGCACTCATCAGGCAACTGAGTCTACTACTGGAAGAAGAATCATTAGATGAAGCTGAAACGCGTCGGATTGTTCGGCAATTGTCAAATATCAGCGATCAATCATTGGCATTGGTGCAAGATTTGGCGCAAACGGCTCACTTGTCGCCAACATTATTTCCTCTGGAGCCCATCAATCCACTGGCGTTGTGCCAGCAAATGGCCATGGAATTAAACCCTATGTTGCGCTTGTACGGTCAATCAATCGACTGGCCGAAAAAACAGTCAGCAAAGCATTTGGTGGTGGCAAACAGGGCGTTATTATCAAGGATTTTGGCTAATTTTTTGAATAACTCGCTGAAATATAGCGAAAAGGACATGCCCATACGGGTGACAATTCGCCAAATTGGCTTGACGCTGAGGATTTTGATTCGTGATCATGGTCCGATGATGAGCCGTGCGGATTATGCGCGACTTGTTAGTGAGATGGAACAGCGAAAATCAGTTCGAACACGCCCTGACAGCAGTGGCTTGGGTGTGTATGTGGCGTCGCAATTTGCAAAAGCAATGGGCGGAACCATTGGCCTGATCAGGCATCGTGATGGACTGACGTTTTATGTAGAATTACCCATAAGCCAACAGATGAGTTTGCTATGAAAAAAGTGCTGATTGTTGAAGATGATCCAGCGTGGGCAAAGCTGCTTCAACACTATGTTTCGGGGACAAATGCTGATTCGCGGGTTGTTATTTCTCCGGGGCAGGCACTGGAAATGATTGATCAGTGGAAGCCAGATGCACTGATACTGGACATGCTCTTGGCGAGCGAAACGGGCATGGCGCTGCTGAATGAATTGAAAAGCCATGAGGATTTGGCTAGTCTGCCCATTATTGTTTGTAGCAACGTTGGGATCACCAGTGATGATATGGAGTCATTTGGCGTGCGGGCGGTGCTTGATAAATCAACCATGAAGCCGGCGCACGTGCGGCAGGTCTTGACGGAGGTGCTATCATGAGCCAAAGCGAACGCTTGCAGGCCATCGTCCTGAGGAGGACTGACTACGGCGAGGCGGATCGGATTTTACATCTGCTAACCTCGGCGGGGCGGCGCAACGTGATCGCCAAAGGTGTGCGACGCGAAAAAAGTAAGCTGGCGGGTGGCATTGAACTGTTTGCGCTGTGCGATGTGGTGGTGCGACGCGGGCGCGGCGAGCTGGGGATTTTGACCAGTGCGCAGCTGCAACAATTTTATCGACACATTTTGGACAGTTATGAGCGGATGCAATTTGGCTATGAGATGTTGAAATTGGTCAATCGCGCGAGTGAGCAGGTCGACGAGCCAGCGTGGTTTTCGGTGGCCCAGCAGGTTTTGGCGCAATTAAATCATGTGAATGTTGAGCAAAAACTGATTGAAACCTGGTTCTATTTGCAATACGCCGGACTGCTGGGCGATGAGTTAAATCTACGCACTGACGTGGCGGCGCACGCTTTGTCGCCTGACAAAACGTATATGTATGACAGTACAGAAAAGGGCTTGCGGCCGGCGGAGCAAGGTGACCTGTCGGCGGATGCCCTCAAACTGCTTCGGCTCATTCAAGCCAAGCCGCTGGCAAATGTGGCGCAGATTGGCGGGATAACTGAGGTGCTCAGTGCTTGTTGGCTGGTCGCACGGCAGCACGCGGCGGTATAATATTGCCCATAAAAATGGTATACTGTAGGTAATAATTGTGAATCGCCATGTTGCCAACATGGAGAAAGGTTTTTTTGATGAGTCAAGCAAAAATGGAAGATATTATCAGCCTGTGTAAGCGCCGCGGCTTTATTTATCAGGGGTCGGATGTCTATGGCGGTCTTTCTGGCACCTGGGATTATGGCCCACTGGGCGTGCAACTGAAGCGTAATATCATGAATTTGTGGTGGCGCCGGTTTGTCGATGAGCGCGACGACATGTACGGCGTGGATGCGGCGATTTTGATGAATCAGAAAGTCTGGCAGGCGAGTGGGCATGTCGATACGTTTGTCGATCCGCTGTGCGAAGACACGGTCAATCACCGCCGTTACCGCACCGATCATATCCTCAAGGATAACGGCGTTGATACCGATGGTATGACCATGGAACAGATGGATGCGGTAATTGCTGAACAAGGTATCAAAAGCCCCGATGGCAATCCGCTGAGTAAATCGCGAACGTTTAATATGATGTTTAAAACGCACGTTGGCGCGACTGAAAGCGAGGATAGTATTTCTTACCTCCGCCCGGAAACCGCCCAGGGCATCTTCACTGATTTCAAAAACGTCGTCGATAGTTTCTACCCGAACTTACCGTTTGGTATCGCTCAACAGGGCAAGGCCTTTCGCAATGAGATTGCGCCGCGCGACTTCGTCTTTCGCTCTCGGGAGTTTGAGCAGATGGAGATCGAATATTTCGTCGACCCTGAGCATTGGCAGGAGGCGTTTGATGAATTGCTGGCGGCGACGCATGAGTTTTTGGCGGAACTGGGTTTGAAACCAGAGCACATTCACGAGCTAGACGTGCCGGCGGAGGATCGGGCGCACTATAGTAAAAAGACGATCGACATTGAGTACGATTATCCAATCGGCCGCGAGGAGTTGATGGGCATCGCCTATCGAACTGATTTTGACCTGATGAACATCCAGCGCGCCAGTGGCAAGAGTATGGAGTACACTGTCAAGGGAACGAACACAAAATTTGTTCCGCACGTCATCGAGCCGTCGTTTGGTGTCGAGCGAGCGCTGATGGCGGTACTGTCGGGCGCGTACCGTGAGGACGAGCAAAACGGTGAAAAGCGGGTGTACTTGGCGTTGCCAGAGCATTTGGCGCCAGTCAAATTTGCCGTGTCGCCGCTGCTGAAAAACAAGCCAGAATTGGTGGAAAAAGCTCGCGAAGTCTACGCCGCACTCACCAAAGCCAACCCCGGCCGGGTGATGTGGGATGACAACGGTAACATCGGTAAGCGCTACCGCCGCCAAGACGAAATCGGCACGCCGTACTGCGTAGTCATCGACTTCCAGACGCTGGAGGACGGCACGGTAACGGTGCGTGAGCGGGATACGACGGAGCAGCGGCGGGTGAAGGTTGAGGAGCTATAGATACTAGAGATGAAAAAGTAAATTGGGTTTAAGGAGCTACAATATTGACAAAAAGTAGACCTGAGTTTGATAAAATTACATCGTTTGACGAGTTTAATAAATACTATTGGTATCGTGAAGAACTTTCGCAGATATGCAAGTCATTAGGATTAGAATATAAAGGCACAAAACAGGAACTCAATCACATTATTGAGCAGTACTTTAAGGGTAATTTGATTAAAAAGTCATCAATAAAAAATGAAAAGAAACGAGTAGAAACTATTACCTTAGATACTCCATTACTTGAATGCGGGTTTTCCTTTAATACGCACTTTAGAGAATATTTCTCAATTTTAACAGATGTCTCACCATTTAAATTTAATGCTGATATGGCTACCGCTTGGAGAAAAGTAAAGAGAGAAAATGATTTGAGTTTTACCATTCAAGATATGCTAGAAGTTTATTATGGGAAATCAGATTATGCCAAGTATGATAATTCGGCTTGTCAATGGAATCAATTTTTAAAGGATTTTAGTGCAGACGAAAATAGTCGCAACTATTCGAACAAATTAAAAGTAGCTTCTATTCTTTGGAAAGAAGTTAGAAATTCAAGAAATGAAAAAATTTATTCAAAGAATCTTTTGACTGAATATGCCGGTAAAATAAAAGAGTATCACAATTAGGTAATTTAGGTAATTCCCAACGTGTTAACACCCAATGAGCAGTTAATCATGAATATTGGAAAGACAGAAATATACGGTAGGTGAAATGGTGTCAGCTATCTAGCGCTCAGGTGTAGTATAATGACTTTCATGTCAAACACTATCAAAGGACATATCATTACGCAGAATTTAGATGGCACAGATCATCTGGATTGTCTGTATCGCATCTCTCTCAAAGCGCTAATTTACAACGACGTTGGGCAAATTTTGGTCGTCAAAGAAATTGATCGGACGTATTGGGATTTGCCGGGTGGTGGCATGGACTTCGGTGAGACGATTGAATCGTCACTGAAACGTGAGCTACACGAAGAAGTTGGCTACAAGGGTGATCTGCGTTATCAACTTTTTGACGCGTCGGATGAGATGTACATTGAGCGGATTGACGCTAATCAAATCTGTTTTTATTGCCGTGTCTGGCCAGAGAATTTTGATTTTATGCCGGGCGAAGAGGGTGATGAGGTAATGTTTGTTGATCCTGAGGAATTATTGCTTCAGAAGAGCGAGGTTGACGCGCCAGCTCGAGCGTATAGGGCGCATATGAAATGGCAAGAGATTAGTGGTTATATTAAGGTGATATAATTGCGCTATGACGAAACCATTTTTACTACTACAATCGCGCCCTGAGGCTGAAGCATCGGATGATGAATATCAAGCATTTTTGAGATTTGGTGGGCTAGAGGCTAACCAATTGGTGCGGCTGAGACTAGAACGCGGTGATGAGCCAGTGGTGAATTTGGATGATTATGCTGGGATCATCATGGGTGGCGGCCCGGCCAACTTCGCGTATGACGAAGCACAAAAATCGCTCGAGCAGAAGCAATTTGAAAGCTATATTTTACCATTGATGCGTCGAATCATTGAGGCAGACGCGCCATTTTTGGGAGCGTGTTTAGGTGTTGGCGCGGTGGTGACGGCCATGGGTGGACGGATGAGCTTTGACTATCCTGAGGCGGTTGGCGCGGTGGATATTGCTGCAACGCGCGAAGGCGAACAGGACGACTTATGTAAAGATTTTCCATCAGTTTTCCGCGGTTTTGTCGGGCACAAAGAGGGTGTGATGAATCCACCAAGCGGTTGCACGGTACTGGCTCGTTCAAGCACGTGTGTGCAAATGCTGCGTGCTGGCAACAATGTTTATGCCACGCAATTTCACCCTGAACTTGATGCTGATGGTCTGGCGCTGCGTATCAATATTTATAAGCACGCTGGCTATTTTGCCCCCGAAGAAGCCGACTTATTGATAGCCAATGCCCAGCAAGAAGTTATCACTTGGCCAGAGTTGGTACTGCGGCGGTTTGTGGAGCGATATCATTAAAAAAGTAAATCTGAGATATAATAAAATCATGCGTATAATTCGTAGCGTTCAAGCCACAAGGTTTCGTCATATTGGGGTATTGCTTGTGCTTTTTCTCCTTGGTATGATGGCGATGCGGTTCGCGGCTAGTTATGTGTCGTCGGTTGCCAGTGGTGCGGGGATATTTGATCTTAATTTTGGTAATGATGGTATTTATGTTCACGATAACCTTTTGGCGCTAGGCGACGCTGGTAGAAACGTCTATCTGTACACTTTTCTACCCATTGACACTATTTATGCGGCGATATATGCGGTATTTTATGTCTATACTTTGGCGTTTTTCCTGCGGCGTACTGTGCCTAATTGGTGGAACCATACTCGATGGCTAGTATTGCTTCCTGTTCTAGGTGCTATATGTGACTGGTTGGAAAATATGTGTTTTGCTTTCATGCTTATCCAGCCTTCAACATCCGTAAATCCGTTATTAGTAACAAGCACTTCGCTACTAACTAAAGCAAAATTTGTCTTGGTGTATTTGTCGTTATCAATTGTGTTAGGGCTAGTACTAGGCTGGTTAGTGTGTTGTGCTCGTGTCAAGCGACGCCAGGAATAGTAGGTGTTTTATTTACATATCGTTAAGCGTACAGCTGGAGCCGTGTGTGCTATAATAACCATATGCATATTATTCTTGGTGGGACGAGTGGGCTTGGCCTGGAAATGGCCAGGCAGCTCAGAGAAAGCGGCAAGCGTGTGCTGGTACTGGGGAAGACGCATAACGCTCAGGAGCATGGCGAGGGATTCCCGTTGGACGTGTACTATCCCGAGCAGGTTGAAGCAGCGCCAGCGCGGATTGAGCAGATTTTGGGCGGCGACGCCATTGAACAATTTGTGTGGGCAGCGGGCTATGGCTGGCGTGGTAATTTTGAAGATCAGTTGGATGCACGCTCCATGGCGGAGGTGAACTTTGCTGGTGCGCTGCCACTGGTACAGTGGGCGTGGCGCAAGATGGCCCGTCAACATCAGAAGTCAGTGTTAACCATCATCGGTTCGACCAGTAGCGTCAAAGCTCGCGGGGACGAAGCGGTATACGTGGCAACCAAACATGCCCAAGCAGGGCTGGCGCGCAGTTTGGGGATGCAGGCAGATGAACAGAAATTACCAGTGAAAGTCGCGCTGTTTTTGCCTGGCGCCATGAAAACGCCGTTCTGGAATGGCCGAGAGCTACCAGTTGACTATCTGTTTTTCAATGACCCAGCCAAAGTGGCCGCGCACATCATTAACGCGGTTAATCACCAGCAGCAACCATTCCTCGAATGGGCGCTACCAAAGGGTACGTTGACGTAAGTTTTTTTCGTGATATAGTCAAGCTATGGAACTGATGGGT contains the following coding sequences:
- a CDS encoding lysylphosphatidylglycerol synthase transmembrane domain-containing protein; translation: MFSGKISKVLKTLKSPRMIVSLITLLVLAAIIYLSRHELLRAWELLGTANVGLLALLLPAQIIVYYAGGEMIFSYLRDRKLIKHVSRLEQVRIALELNLVNHIFPSGGVSGISYTTWRMSKLGVSSARSTFAQLLRYVTGFLSMLAMMIVAVVFLAVDGRINRYIVASSFLVVVVVLSLTFAIIYMFSSRHRMHKAARRIARGLNAITKCVTFGMQRQLVQSEQMDAFFSDMHDDFSELMQDKRLIVRPFLWGIVYASFDILMFMLAFWSLGASVNPAVLLIGYIAAGFAGIIIFTPGGAGVYETIMILFLSMTGTPPNIAIAGIILTRVILLMGTIVLGYIFYQHALIKYGKPRRDS
- the xseA gene encoding exodeoxyribonuclease VII large subunit gives rise to the protein MTPKFSVSEFLAVINQSLEMAFGSVQIEGEVSSFKVNHQKYVFFDLKDNEGTVNCFMTVWQLRMPIHDGMRVVARAVPKVTDWGRFSLTVQSVQPVGEGNLRKSFELLRKKLSDEGLFDDSRKRLLPSRPQHVAVISSTNSAGYADFMKIANERWGGVRFSVVNVMVQGETAADQIIRAIEKIESLAELPEVIVLIRGGGSADDLSVFNDELLVRKLASSRVPVVTGIGHEIDTTLCDLVADVRASTPSNAAQLLLPDKQDMIRSIKHQLRGAALQTVRAIDTELELVQTARSSALDGWRQRVDELLGDVQSRIKLISEYDPELALSRGYAMIRGNCAVGEVIEIQTNKALMKARIEEYAERSND
- a CDS encoding class I SAM-dependent methyltransferase, translated to MEVIIICGLIVFLIFGLTAFIGAPYVPTRHTDIQKLLRDELKLDKDDIVLDVGSGDGAVLQEVAKTGAQAVGYEINPFLVLASRWRLRKHAKNVRIKWTNAWTTQPAKRITVIYAFGAGLHLKKIYQLARQQATHQGRSVRLVSYGYKLDTTRDDRLLKEAGPYFLYEIRPDFTEGKA
- a CDS encoding sensor histidine kinase, whose product is MAEVRWNNAEFGQLPSVVVAAHELKSPLALIRQLSLLLEEESLDEAETRRIVRQLSNISDQSLALVQDLAQTAHLSPTLFPLEPINPLALCQQMAMELNPMLRLYGQSIDWPKKQSAKHLVVANRALLSRILANFLNNSLKYSEKDMPIRVTIRQIGLTLRILIRDHGPMMSRADYARLVSEMEQRKSVRTRPDSSGLGVYVASQFAKAMGGTIGLIRHRDGLTFYVELPISQQMSLL
- a CDS encoding response regulator, translating into MKKVLIVEDDPAWAKLLQHYVSGTNADSRVVISPGQALEMIDQWKPDALILDMLLASETGMALLNELKSHEDLASLPIIVCSNVGITSDDMESFGVRAVLDKSTMKPAHVRQVLTEVLS
- the recO gene encoding DNA repair protein RecO; the protein is MSQSERLQAIVLRRTDYGEADRILHLLTSAGRRNVIAKGVRREKSKLAGGIELFALCDVVVRRGRGELGILTSAQLQQFYRHILDSYERMQFGYEMLKLVNRASEQVDEPAWFSVAQQVLAQLNHVNVEQKLIETWFYLQYAGLLGDELNLRTDVAAHALSPDKTYMYDSTEKGLRPAEQGDLSADALKLLRLIQAKPLANVAQIGGITEVLSACWLVARQHAAV
- a CDS encoding glycine--tRNA ligase, with amino-acid sequence MSQAKMEDIISLCKRRGFIYQGSDVYGGLSGTWDYGPLGVQLKRNIMNLWWRRFVDERDDMYGVDAAILMNQKVWQASGHVDTFVDPLCEDTVNHRRYRTDHILKDNGVDTDGMTMEQMDAVIAEQGIKSPDGNPLSKSRTFNMMFKTHVGATESEDSISYLRPETAQGIFTDFKNVVDSFYPNLPFGIAQQGKAFRNEIAPRDFVFRSREFEQMEIEYFVDPEHWQEAFDELLAATHEFLAELGLKPEHIHELDVPAEDRAHYSKKTIDIEYDYPIGREELMGIAYRTDFDLMNIQRASGKSMEYTVKGTNTKFVPHVIEPSFGVERALMAVLSGAYREDEQNGEKRVYLALPEHLAPVKFAVSPLLKNKPELVEKAREVYAALTKANPGRVMWDDNGNIGKRYRRQDEIGTPYCVVIDFQTLEDGTVTVRERDTTEQRRVKVEEL
- a CDS encoding SAP domain-containing protein translates to MTKSRPEFDKITSFDEFNKYYWYREELSQICKSLGLEYKGTKQELNHIIEQYFKGNLIKKSSIKNEKKRVETITLDTPLLECGFSFNTHFREYFSILTDVSPFKFNADMATAWRKVKRENDLSFTIQDMLEVYYGKSDYAKYDNSACQWNQFLKDFSADENSRNYSNKLKVASILWKEVRNSRNEKIYSKNLLTEYAGKIKEYHN
- a CDS encoding NUDIX hydrolase, encoding MSNTIKGHIITQNLDGTDHLDCLYRISLKALIYNDVGQILVVKEIDRTYWDLPGGGMDFGETIESSLKRELHEEVGYKGDLRYQLFDASDEMYIERIDANQICFYCRVWPENFDFMPGEEGDEVMFVDPEELLLQKSEVDAPARAYRAHMKWQEISGYIKVI
- a CDS encoding glutamine amidotransferase, which gives rise to MTKPFLLLQSRPEAEASDDEYQAFLRFGGLEANQLVRLRLERGDEPVVNLDDYAGIIMGGGPANFAYDEAQKSLEQKQFESYILPLMRRIIEADAPFLGACLGVGAVVTAMGGRMSFDYPEAVGAVDIAATREGEQDDLCKDFPSVFRGFVGHKEGVMNPPSGCTVLARSSTCVQMLRAGNNVYATQFHPELDADGLALRINIYKHAGYFAPEEADLLIANAQQEVITWPELVLRRFVERYH
- a CDS encoding SDR family NAD(P)-dependent oxidoreductase, whose product is MHIILGGTSGLGLEMARQLRESGKRVLVLGKTHNAQEHGEGFPLDVYYPEQVEAAPARIEQILGGDAIEQFVWAAGYGWRGNFEDQLDARSMAEVNFAGALPLVQWAWRKMARQHQKSVLTIIGSTSSVKARGDEAVYVATKHAQAGLARSLGMQADEQKLPVKVALFLPGAMKTPFWNGRELPVDYLFFNDPAKVAAHIINAVNHQQQPFLEWALPKGTLT